cttttcccttgtgtTGCAGAGGCTACTCCTAAAACAGTAATGAAACTAATGGGGATTCCTGGCCTTACCTTATACCATCTCAAGAGTCATCTGCAGGTAATTTATCGACATCATCCAGTGAAACCTCGGGTTTCACGGTGCAGACGAGTTAGTTTATATTTTACAAGGGCTAATTAGATCTCTCCTTTTGGCTGCAGAAATACAGACTCAGTAAGAATCTCCATGGACAAGCTAATAATGGCAGCAACAAGATAGGTAAGATGACTGTGTTCCCCTTCATCTTATAAAATGGATATAGTAAACTTCAAATAGTAATTTTGAGTTTAGAGCTTTTCATTTTTTATGATAATTAACAATTTAAACTCAATGGATATAGGCGCTGTTGCAATGGCAGGAGATAGAATGTCTGAAGCAACTGGAACTCACATGAATAACTTAAGTATTGGCCCTCAAACAAACAAGTAAGATGATTAATGATTAATAATCTTTTCACATATAGTTTTGTAGTCAATcgtattttttttttcatgtatTGACTTTGATGTTGATGAACTACAGAGGATTACAAATCGGCGAAGCGTTGCAAATGCAAATCGAAGTGCAGAGAAGGCTGCATGAACAGCTTGAGGTACATAACATTCCTTTTGGTAATGCTTTTTATTGTAGTTTAGTTAAGCCATGGTCTGATAAGTTCGATATCGAACCAGGTGCAGCGACATTTACAGCTTCGTATTGAGGCTCAAGGGAAATACTTACAGGCAGTGTTGGAGAAAGCTCAAGAGACACTTGGAAGACAAAATTTGGGTAACATGGGACTTGAAGCAGCCAAAGTTCAGCTATCTGAATTAGTGTCCAAAGTGTCCAACCAATGCCTGAACTCCGCCTTTCCGGATTTGAAAGACTTGCAAGGTTTATGTCCCCAGCAAGGACAAACACAAGCAACTCCACCTACTGATTGTTCAATGGATAGTTGCTTGACATCATGTGATGGATCTCAGAAAGAGCAAGAAATACACAACAATGGGATTTGTTTAAGAACTTACAACAGCACTTCATTCATGGAGCAAAGAGATCATGTACTGGAAGATCGGTTGCTGCCACAAACCGAGCTGAAACCATTCACCGACATGAAACTAGGCAATGATGCAGAAAGAAGAATGTTCTTTGCTGATAGAAGTACCAGTGATTTATCCATGAGTGTAGGATTACAAGGAGAGAAAGGGCATGGCAGCTTCTCTGAGGGGAAATTTAATGGCAGAAATGAAGATCAAGAAGGTTTCAAGCTGCAAACAGTTAATAGACTACCTTATTTTGAAACAAAGCTGGATTTAAATGTCCATGAAGAAAACGATGCTGCTTCAAGCTGCAAACAGTTTGATTTGAATGGCCTTAGCTGGAACTGAAAAGGGATCCATCAATCGATCTTCGTAGGTAGATAAACCGAAAGTGACAGAAGTGCCATCGGAACCGGAGGCTCGGAGAAGAAAATGCTGTACTTTGTGATTCATCTATGATCAACTTGAAAAAAACCAAAACCCAATTCAATCTTTAATTGAATAAAAGTTTGCAGCAACTACATAAAACATATAGATATTAGCAGCTAATCACTGTGTTTTTCATGTATTGGAACATGGTGGACTGATCTGATTAGAGCATTAGTGTTATTAAGTGCTCAAAGACTTTGCTTTTCGTTTGTACATCATAACTTTTTAATTTAACAtgctaatatatattatataattgatgaaatcaatatgttttttttattttgagagaTGATGAAATCAATATTTTTATTCCAAAACTTAAATTTATTTCTCTATTAGCAATGTTTCTCTTTATATTAATAAGTGATTGAGGGTTCAATTCTCGTATTGAATATGAAACGGTTTTAAAACTTGTGGTAAATATTTACCATTAATGAGCCTATAAAGTACGTAATATTAATTATCGGGTTCCCACcggtaaatttcttaaaaaaaatcattcattAAATTTAAATGAGTAAAATATGTCTTCTCAAggttaattatgaaattaaaataaatagaaaattaaaaaaatcgctaatttatttccttttaattcaTTGGTAAAAGTAAAGAAAAGTTAGAAGTGTTTGGGCTTTCTGTAATGAAACGGCTCGGCCCATCTTTAATTTAGTCTTTCCTTTTTTGTATCGAAACGATGCCGTATGGGACTCCAATGTTCCCACTCCCGAATCCCGATATATATACCGTCTTCTTCTTATTAATTGTTTTAGGATTTTATGTTTGGTGTTCTGTAAGTGAGAAACGCTCTTAAAACTAGCTGGGTAACGGAAATTCTCACTCGACGCGTAAAATCGAAAAATCAATCATTGCTAGGGTTTTTTCATTTTATCATTTTGAAATAAGTTCTCAGTAATTCGCCTTCGAAACATTCCGATTCCGGAATGGGAGCGAGTCGCAAGCTTCAAGGAGAAATCGATCGTGTTCTGAAGAAGGTCCAGGAAGGCGTTGATGTCTTCGATAGCATCTGGAACAAGGTTTCCGTTGAAGTTTCATGAATGCAATATGCcttttcattttccttttcctttttttttttgttttacctGTTCTGTTTGGTTTCCGAGGAAATGCTGGGAAGTAGACGCTTAAATGATAGTTCTAGTTTTAGTTCCTGTGAAATTGAAGCGAACATTGCTGTGACTATAGTCTCTTTTGAAGTGTTCTTGAACTATTTTAAATTTGGCTTATTGATTTTCTCGATTAATGTTTAGATTGTTTTCCATTCCTTTTCTTAATTTAAAAAGGAAGAAAGACGTGTCGAAGAATCGAATGATGTTTTTTTTCGTTCGACTCTTAGTTTATCTATAGTGAAAAATCGCATATGTTGTGTTAGGTTTATGATACTGATAATGCGAATCAGAAGGAAAAGTTTGAGGCAGACTTGAAGAAGGAAATCAAGAAGCTGCAAAGGTATAGGGACCAGATCAAGACATGGATTCAGTCCAGTGAGATCAAGGATAAAAAAGTTCGTTACTTGTATCCCTTGTCTCTTTAAGCGATTGTTTTGATTCAGTATGTTTTCATCAAATAATTCTTGTAATTGTACTTGTAATTGCATTTGTTAGTTGTTACTGTTTTCACACTGTGTTTATGTGGTGCTGTGAATCACCTTTACCTCTAGTGATGCTTAAGATTTTTATTATTACGATAATTGTTCTTATTGATTTGAAACTGAGGATTGTTCTTTTCTGCTTTTGACTTCTGTCAACATAGGTTAGTGCATCTTATGAGCAGGCCCTGGTGGATGCTCGGAAACAAATTGAGCGTGAAATGGAAAGATTTAAGATATGTGAAAAAGAGACTAAGACAAAAGCATTCTCTAAAGAAGGCTTGGGTCAACAGCCTAAAACTGTAAGCACCATGCAATGCATAGCTCttgattgttttattatctattaATGAATTATAAGAATAAACCAGAGTTACCTTAATCACTTTACATGctgtatttttcaaatttgatcgaTCGATCCCAATTGTTTGCGGTCCAATTCAATGAATCGAGCATACAGAAGAGGGCTTCAACCAGAGAAGCCACTGAATAATAAATGTattctttctttatttattttttaaacgaaGTATTAAAAATTGTTGTGCTTCTATCAATTTATTTCCTTTAAAGATTGTCGATAAATGGTTTGTTTGTTGCGTTAAGCTATAATTATTGTTATatttctcaaaaatataaaatggttttataattttttatcaataaatttatgaaaattaattgtatttatttataaaatatgtttttatattattttaattaagatgAAATATGTATTATAAAAACTTTTAATGTACTGATAAATTGTATTTCGGTCCTAATAAACGAaccaaaaaatcatattttgttcCTACTAAACGAACCAAAAAAGACTACCCCTATCGAATTATGTTCCAAACAATTAGCAATTTGTGCTACCGTTTTCATTCCTCGTACCAGACAGATCTGTGTTTTAGGTAACATAGGAATAACTAAGCCTTTTGTCTGTACATGGAGTCTGCTGTACGGATTTATATTGTGCCATTGCACTCATAACAAAATGATTACCTGTTAGTGTTCTAAAATAGAAAACTAGTGGTTCATTCTGGGATAGAGTGGAGTACAGACCTCTATTTGTTGTAATTTTATACTTGACCTTGTTGTTGTTTGATATTCAACCATCTTAGTCAAAAATAGTTGTGGGCTTGTGTTGGTAGTAAAACATACAAGATtgaacccctttttcttttccctACGTATTCCTTACATCTTGGCTAGCTTTTTATATAATTCTTTACATCTTGAAACCTTCCACCTCACTTGATGATATTAATATTGATTGGAAACATGCAGTCTCGGTATTGTTCATTTTGTTTTACTATCTGTAATGCATCAATTTCATTTTAGGATCCAAAGGAGAAGGCTAAATCAGAGACAAGGGATTGGTTGAACAATGTGGTATGAAATCTAACCTTTCTGCCCCCTTTTCTTGCTTGTGTCTTAAATGCTGCAACTCATTGGTTATACCCATAATATTTTTTTTCTGTtgtattttttcaaaaaaaaaatcattttaacttcCACTAGCCTGGAACTTCTCTCTGTATATAATGTTGTTTTGGAGGCACTTATGCCTAGTGAATCGAAACTAGCATGTAATGTGAACTCCTTCCCTGAGCAGGTTGGAGAGTTGGAATCCCAGATTGATAGTTTTGAAGCTGAGATTGAAGGGCTTTCTGTGAAGAAAGGGAAGACGAAACCACCTAGACTGGTAGAACTGAACGAGAAAATACATTTTGAGACTACGTATGTTGTTTTGATGTAACTTTGTTTCCTTTTGTTGTTTTTGCCCTTCAGACACATTTGGAGACATCAATTACCCgacacaaagctcatataatgaaGTTAGAATTGATTTTGAGATTATTGGATAATGATGAATTGAGTCCAGAGCAGGTCAATGATGTGAAAGACTTCTTGGACGATTATGTTGAACGTAATCAGGTTTTGTTCTATGATTTTGTTTCCTTTATTGCAATTTTGGGTGTTGAAAGGATCTTCCATTTAATTCTAAATCATTTGTTTTCATAAGAATAGCATCAGCAATATGATCTCTTTGGGTCATTTTCGTGGGTTTTGACTGTTAAATATGCATATCTTTCCTGATTTTTTGTGTAGGAGGACTTTGATGAATTTAGTGATGTTGATGAGCTCTACAACTCTTTAGCTTTAGACAAAGTGGATGCTCTTGAAGATCTGGTTGCTATTGGTCCTCTTTCCAAGGTAAAATCTTGTATTCTTTTTTCCCATTTTGGTTCTGCTTGAAGATTCTAGTACCATGCCTTGTAGAACCCAATTCAAATCAGTTTTCTCTTGTGAAATTGTGATTTACTGAGACATGCTGTTACTtgcttattaatttttttaaaagttgtaCTTGAACCATCTTTTAACTGACCAAAAAAAAGGCCTTTTTTATCTTGTGTTATGGTGTTCACTGATTTCAATGTAACAAATGGGTTCTTAAGTGATATTTTAACAGAAAATTAATGAAATGGCTTCTTTCATGGAAAATAACttagaaaatgaaattttaatgtttggcaGGCTGCACCGATTCTTGGATTGAAGCCATCTTTGGCATCATCAACATCTCAATTGCCGGTAGGTGTTCTGTTCTCTCCATCTGTTGGATATTTAATGATGTAGTCACATGTATAAAAGTATGTTGGTTGACCTATATAAGTTACTCCGTCATTAGTTGTTGGCTTGATGCTCACATTGATGTACAAGAAATGATCAAGACTCAATGTAATCAGCAGGTTAGTTCCCCCCTGGAGCATGCAGAAGATACAGCTTCCCAGGATAGTAATTCTGATGTAGCAAGGACTCCACCTTCGAAAAGTTGCGCAATTACTTCTGCTATAGCAACACCGTGTGGAAGCCATCCAATCCCTGCTCCACTGAATCTTTCACCTCATAGTTTGTCTGGTACTTCAACACCTCCAATTGTTCTTCCAGGTTCAAGTTCTGCTCGAAGTGTTTTGGAAAACACAGGCACCACCAATCCTTCATCTCCTGTAAATTTGCCAAATGCTACAAAAGAAGAAGATATCACAAGCTTCCCTGGCCGTAGGCCTTCTCCATCTCTTACTGATACTGGTGTACGAGGCATTGCTAGAGGAGGCCTCTCAGGTCAGCCTTCATCTAGTATTCCCCTTGTTTCTGGAAGTATGGCTTCTGGCAATGGAACCCTTGGTGTGGTCCCTTCAGTCTCTGACATGGCAAAAAGAACTATTTTGGGGACTGATGAAAGACCTGGGAACAGTAGCATGGTGCAATCTTTGGTATCCCCTCTCAGTAACAGAATGATGTTGCCTCAGACAGCCAAGGCTAATGATGGAGGTGCATCTGTTGATTCTAGTAATCCTAGTGAATCTGCTGGAATACCTGGCAGAGTTTTTTCCCCTTCAATGGTTTCTGGTATGCAGTGGAGGCCTGGAAGCTCCTTTCAGAATCAAAATGACCCGGTATGTTAGTCTGTCAGGTGACTGTACCCGTGCTATACATTCTTCATGTTCAATATAGTTGCTAATGCATTTGTATGTTCAGGGGCAGTTTCGTGGAAGAACTGAGATAGCACCTGATATGAGGGAAAAATATTTGCAACGGCTTCAACAAGTGCAGCAACAAGGCCATAGCAACCTGCTTGGTGTGCCTCCTCTCGCTGGAGGAAATCTTAAGCATTTTTCTGCACAACAAGCCCCACTCATGCAGCAGGTTCTGTTTCTTAAATGAATTCCTTTTCGTGAACCAAGTTGTTCAACTTATTACAAAGTTCAATGCAAATCTAGGTTTCTGTTGCTTGTTCATATTACACATGAATATCTATGCACTGCAAACTTGTGGGAACCTGGTTAGCTTTCTGTCATGAAAGCAAatagtaaataatatttttatgatcTTATTTTGGCAGTTCAATTCTCAAAGCTCTTCACTCTCTATCCAATCGGGTCTAGGACTTGGTGGCCAAGCACCTGGTTTTAATAGTGTAACAGCTGCCAGCTTACAGCAGCAACAAAATCCCATCCAACAACAGTCTAGTCAGCAGGCATTGGCAACAAATGTTCCAAAGGATGGGGGTAACATTCAGTttgcttgattttctttttgGACCTTATTCTTTCTGAAGCATTGGCTCTTTGAGGGATTTGTGAGGGATCTCATATCATCTAATTTTATGAGTGCATGCAATGAAGGAGGCTCATTAAAACTAAATTGTTGTATATAGAGTAGCAGGCTGCCCAATTATGCACTTCTTCTTGCTCCTGGtttttctatttatttctttTGAGCTTTTGCTATTGTATGTATGGTTTCACAGTAAATCCAGCTCTTTTCAGAAAACAATTTCCAAGGGAACCTTTTTCAAGGAGAATAACTTTTGTTTTTCCTACAATAAAATGTTTTATGGAGCAATGGATGGAATAATTTTTTCCAACATATTTGAATAGAATAAGCTATCATTAGAATACTTGTTATCAGAGTGGCCATATATCTCATGTAGGAAAGTAGCAGATTGCTTTACTGTTGTATGCTGAGCGTTTCGTGTTCTTTTACCATGTCTTGACCAGAGCTTAGTATATATGCAGACATTGGGAATGCAAAAGTTGAGGAACAACAACCGCGCAATTTACCTGATGATTCAAATTCTGAAGCTGTTCCAACTTCTGGGCTTGCCAAGAATCTCTTGAACGAGGATGAGATGAAAACTCAGTATGCAATTGATTCTCCGGTATGTTGAATACCTCTTAAGGTTGTATGCTTTAGGCATTATAGCTGGTGTGGTACTGTTTGTGCGAGCATGTTCTATCTTCTGTTAGAATCATCAGTAACTTTGTCACTTAATTTGGTAATCCAGATGGTCCAGTTAGTTGATTGTGTATTTCCTCTATCATATGTCATTGTTTTGTAAAACTACATGTGCATGGGTTTGACTAGGTAGAGTAAAGCGATGTTTGGCTGAATTTATGTAGTAGTAATAGTTTCATTTTCTTTTAGGTTTAAAAACTGTTTGTTTTCTAGATAGAGTGTGGGTTTAGGTGAATGTTGGTTGCATAAATTGTTAGTTATGAAGATGACGTGAGTGGTCTGTGAATGGTTCTTCACTGCAGGCTGCTGTGTCAGGCTCCTTGACAGAACCTGCTCAAGTTATTAGGGATGTTGATCTTTCTCCTGGGCAACCCTTACAATCTAACCAGTCTTCTAGTGGTCTTGGCGTTATTGGCAGGAGAAGTGTTACTGATTTTGGTGCCATTGGTGACAACCTCAGTGTCTCAATGAATACTGGAGGAATGCATGATCAACTATACAATTTGCAGATGCTTGAGGCTGCATACTATAAAATTCCCCAACCTAAAGACTCAGAACGTGCTAGGAGCTACACTCCAGTATGGGATTTCCGATAATCATCTCTCTTTTTTTACTTTCCAAGAAACAACAAAAGTGTAGGTTCTTATATTTGTTATCTGTTTGTACTTTGCAGAAACACCCTGCTGCAACACCTGCTAGCTACCCTCAAGTTCAGGCACCGATTGTGAATAATCCTGCATTCTGGGAACGCATAAGCTTAGATGGCTATGGCACTGGCACTGATACACTGTTCTTTGCATTTTATTATCAGCAGGTAAATAGGTTATTCTATCTCTTGCcctgtgtgtgtgtgttttattGCAATAGAACTTGGTGACAGTTGAGCTCTCCGACTTGTAAAATTTTGTGCAGAATACGTACCAACAATATCTGGCCGCAAAGGAACTGAAGAAGCAGTCTTGGAGATACCACAGAAAATACAACACATGGTTTCAGCGGCATGAGGAACCAAAAATCGCCACTGATGAATTTGAACAGGGAACCTATGTATACTTTGATTTTCACATAGCAAATGATGAACACCAACATGGATGGTAAGTTGTTGGCATGGAAGGATAGTCTTCTCATTTATTTCAAAAAGCATCATATACCTGTGTTATGTTGCTTGGATTCTTCATTTTATAGAATTATCCATGTCCGACACTCATTTCTGAATACGGATATGGAGATATGACCTCCAAGGTTTCTCCAAGTATATGAAAAACTTAAAAGATCTTACTATACTTGTGTCTGATGCATTCCCATACCTGATACACCCAAGTCCTAACGTAATACCTGCCTGGCTGAATCACATTTTCAGTTAAACTATCTGTTTTTATGCTAATGTTGCGTGATGCTGTTTTTCAGGTGTCAGAGAATTAAGACGGAGTTCACATTT
This is a stretch of genomic DNA from Gossypium arboreum isolate Shixiya-1 chromosome 11, ASM2569848v2, whole genome shotgun sequence. It encodes these proteins:
- the LOC108473762 gene encoding uncharacterized protein LOC108473762 isoform X1 gives rise to the protein MGASRKLQGEIDRVLKKVQEGVDVFDSIWNKVYDTDNANQKEKFEADLKKEIKKLQRYRDQIKTWIQSSEIKDKKVSASYEQALVDARKQIEREMERFKICEKETKTKAFSKEGLGQQPKTDPKEKAKSETRDWLNNVVGELESQIDSFEAEIEGLSVKKGKTKPPRLTHLETSITRHKAHIMKLELILRLLDNDELSPEQVNDVKDFLDDYVERNQEDFDEFSDVDELYNSLALDKVDALEDLVAIGPLSKAAPILGLKPSLASSTSQLPQVSSPLEHAEDTASQDSNSDVARTPPSKSCAITSAIATPCGSHPIPAPLNLSPHSLSGTSTPPIVLPGSSSARSVLENTGTTNPSSPVNLPNATKEEDITSFPGRRPSPSLTDTGVRGIARGGLSGQPSSSIPLVSGSMASGNGTLGVVPSVSDMAKRTILGTDERPGNSSMVQSLVSPLSNRMMLPQTAKANDGGASVDSSNPSESAGIPGRVFSPSMVSGMQWRPGSSFQNQNDPGQFRGRTEIAPDMREKYLQRLQQVQQQGHSNLLGVPPLAGGNLKHFSAQQAPLMQQFNSQSSSLSIQSGLGLGGQAPGFNSVTAASLQQQQNPIQQQSSQQALATNVPKDGDIGNAKVEEQQPRNLPDDSNSEAVPTSGLAKNLLNEDEMKTQYAIDSPAAVSGSLTEPAQVIRDVDLSPGQPLQSNQSSSGLGVIGRRSVTDFGAIGDNLSVSMNTGGMHDQLYNLQMLEAAYYKIPQPKDSERARSYTPKHPAATPASYPQVQAPIVNNPAFWERISLDGYGTGTDTLFFAFYYQQNTYQQYLAAKELKKQSWRYHRKYNTWFQRHEEPKIATDEFEQGTYVYFDFHIANDEHQHGWCQRIKTEFTFEYNYLEDELIC
- the LOC108473762 gene encoding uncharacterized protein LOC108473762 isoform X2, translated to MGASRKLQGEIDRVLKKVQEGVDVFDSIWNKVYDTDNANQKEKFEADLKKEIKKLQRYRDQIKTWIQSSEIKDKKVSASYEQALVDARKQIEREMERFKICEKETKTKAFSKEGLGQQPKTDPKEKAKSETRDWLNNVVGELESQIDSFEAEIEGLSVKKGKTKPPRLTHLETSITRHKAHIMKLELILRLLDNDELSPEQVNDVKDFLDDYVERNQEDFDEFSDVDELYNSLALDKVDALEDLVAIGPLSKAAPILGLKPSLASSTSQLPVSSPLEHAEDTASQDSNSDVARTPPSKSCAITSAIATPCGSHPIPAPLNLSPHSLSGTSTPPIVLPGSSSARSVLENTGTTNPSSPVNLPNATKEEDITSFPGRRPSPSLTDTGVRGIARGGLSGQPSSSIPLVSGSMASGNGTLGVVPSVSDMAKRTILGTDERPGNSSMVQSLVSPLSNRMMLPQTAKANDGGASVDSSNPSESAGIPGRVFSPSMVSGMQWRPGSSFQNQNDPGQFRGRTEIAPDMREKYLQRLQQVQQQGHSNLLGVPPLAGGNLKHFSAQQAPLMQQFNSQSSSLSIQSGLGLGGQAPGFNSVTAASLQQQQNPIQQQSSQQALATNVPKDGDIGNAKVEEQQPRNLPDDSNSEAVPTSGLAKNLLNEDEMKTQYAIDSPAAVSGSLTEPAQVIRDVDLSPGQPLQSNQSSSGLGVIGRRSVTDFGAIGDNLSVSMNTGGMHDQLYNLQMLEAAYYKIPQPKDSERARSYTPKHPAATPASYPQVQAPIVNNPAFWERISLDGYGTGTDTLFFAFYYQQNTYQQYLAAKELKKQSWRYHRKYNTWFQRHEEPKIATDEFEQGTYVYFDFHIANDEHQHGWCQRIKTEFTFEYNYLEDELIC
- the LOC108472865 gene encoding myb-related protein 2-like isoform X2, encoding MYQHQGKNIHPERHLFLQGGNGPGDSGLVLSTDAKPRLKWTPDLHERFIEAANQLGGADKATPKTVMKLMGIPGLTLYHLKSHLQKYRLSKNLHGQANNGSNKIGDRMSEATGTHMNNLSIGPQTNKGLQIGEALQMQIEVQRRLHEQLEVQRHLQLRIEAQGKYLQAVLEKAQETLGRQNLGNMGLEAAKVQLSELVSKVSNQCLNSAFPDLKDLQGLCPQQGQTQATPPTDCSMDSCLTSCDGSQKEQEIHNNGICLRTYNSTSFMEQRDHVLEDRLLPQTELKPFTDMKLGNDAERRMFFADRSTSDLSMSVGLQGEKGHGSFSEGKFNGRNEDQEGFKLQTVNRLPYFETKLDLNVHEENDAASSCKQFDLNGLSWN
- the LOC108472865 gene encoding myb-related protein 2-like isoform X1 is translated as MYQHQGKNIHPERHLFLQGGNGPGDSGLVLSTDAKPRLKWTPDLHERFIEAANQLGGADKATPKTVMKLMGIPGLTLYHLKSHLQKYRLSKNLHGQANNGSNKIGAVAMAGDRMSEATGTHMNNLSIGPQTNKGLQIGEALQMQIEVQRRLHEQLEVQRHLQLRIEAQGKYLQAVLEKAQETLGRQNLGNMGLEAAKVQLSELVSKVSNQCLNSAFPDLKDLQGLCPQQGQTQATPPTDCSMDSCLTSCDGSQKEQEIHNNGICLRTYNSTSFMEQRDHVLEDRLLPQTELKPFTDMKLGNDAERRMFFADRSTSDLSMSVGLQGEKGHGSFSEGKFNGRNEDQEGFKLQTVNRLPYFETKLDLNVHEENDAASSCKQFDLNGLSWN